In Paraconexibacter algicola, the following proteins share a genomic window:
- the dnaJ gene encoding molecular chaperone DnaJ, producing the protein MSSSTKRDPYEILGVARDADETVIKKAFRRLARELHPDVNAHDPQAEEKFKEAAEAYEILSDPERRATFDRYGHDGLRGAGAAPNFDGFGSISDLFDAFFGGGGGPFGGGGGRGGPAAGGDVAVQVEIDLAEAFTGVKQQVSFEVVGTCSTCHGNGATPGTPIRACERCGGAGRLQAVRRTPFGQVVQTVECDTCHGDGRVPEQPCTTCRGRGREVTLSELDVDIPAGIADGQRIRVSGRGHAGELGGPAGDLYVLVVVRPHDRFLRDGDDLVTVLDVPAPRAALGTTIELEGLDGPVTFTVPAGTQPGEVLSVRGRGVPVLRRPGRAGDLRGVVNVVIPRRLSKEQKRLLEQLAGTITEDNLRDDETMVGKLRRLMGQ; encoded by the coding sequence CGCGGACGAGACGGTCATCAAGAAGGCCTTCCGCCGGCTCGCCCGCGAGCTGCACCCCGACGTCAACGCGCACGACCCGCAGGCCGAGGAGAAGTTCAAGGAGGCCGCGGAGGCCTACGAGATCCTCTCCGACCCCGAGCGACGCGCGACGTTCGACCGCTACGGCCACGACGGCCTGCGCGGGGCGGGCGCGGCCCCGAACTTCGACGGCTTCGGCTCGATCAGCGACCTCTTCGACGCGTTCTTCGGCGGGGGCGGCGGCCCGTTCGGCGGCGGTGGCGGGCGCGGCGGTCCGGCCGCGGGCGGCGACGTCGCGGTGCAGGTCGAGATCGACCTCGCCGAGGCGTTCACCGGCGTCAAGCAGCAGGTCAGCTTCGAGGTCGTCGGGACCTGCAGCACCTGCCACGGCAACGGCGCGACGCCCGGCACCCCGATCCGGGCGTGCGAGCGCTGCGGCGGGGCGGGGCGGCTGCAGGCCGTGCGCCGCACCCCGTTCGGCCAGGTCGTGCAGACCGTGGAGTGCGACACCTGCCACGGGGACGGTCGCGTGCCCGAGCAGCCGTGCACGACCTGCCGCGGGCGCGGCCGCGAGGTGACGCTCAGCGAGCTCGACGTCGACATCCCGGCCGGGATCGCGGACGGGCAGCGGATCCGCGTCAGCGGGCGCGGGCACGCGGGCGAGCTCGGCGGGCCCGCCGGGGACCTCTACGTGCTCGTGGTCGTCCGCCCGCACGACCGCTTCCTGCGCGACGGCGACGACCTCGTCACCGTCCTCGACGTGCCCGCCCCGCGCGCGGCGCTGGGCACGACGATCGAGCTCGAGGGCCTCGACGGCCCGGTGACCTTCACCGTGCCCGCCGGCACGCAGCCGGGCGAGGTGCTGTCCGTGCGCGGCCGCGGCGTCCCGGTCCTGCGCCGTCCGGGCCGGGCGGGGGACCTGCGCGGCGTCGTCAACGTCGTGATCCCGCGCCGGCTCTCCAAGGAGCAGAAGCGCCTGCTGGAGCAGCTCGCCGGCACGATCACGGAGGACAACCTCCGCGACGACGAGACGATGGTCGGCAAGCTGCGCCGGCTCATGGGCCAGTGA